Proteins found in one Sardina pilchardus chromosome 11, fSarPil1.1, whole genome shotgun sequence genomic segment:
- the LOC134095959 gene encoding vitamin D 25-hydroxylase, which yields MQKCYFIMISIFRLPSLLTVPSGQSVLGLCSLVVTLLLLLVVKQLLKQRRPRGFPPGPTPFPMIGNIVSLASEPHVFMKKQSEVYGQIFSLDLGGISTVVLNGYDAIKECLSHQGEVFADRPSLPLFQKMTKMGGLLNSKYGRGWIEHRKLAVNSFRYFGSGQKTFERKISEECMFFVDAIDKQKGKPLNPKHLVTNAVSNITNLIIFGERFTYDDRDFQHMIEIFSENVELAASGWAFLYNAFPWIEYLPFGKHQKLFQNAAEVYTFLLRITERFAQGRVRQSPRHYIDAYLDEIEQSANDKSTSYTKDNLIYSVGELIIAGTETTTNALRWAMLYMALYPSIQERVHKEIDSVLPNGRTPTLDDKQRMPFVDAVLHEVLRFCNIVPLGIFRATTQDALVSGYTIPKGTMVITNLYSVHFDEKYWGDPGVFSPERFLDSNGNFIRREAFLPFSLGRRQCLGEQLARMEMFLFFTTLLQRFHLQFPQGFVPNLTPKLGMTLQPLPYSICAVRRQP from the exons ATGCAAAAGTGTTATTTCATAATGATATCAATCTTTAGATTACCATCTCTGTTAACCGTTCCCAGCGGTCAATCGGTTTTGGGTTTATGCAGTTTAGTGGTGACTCTATTATTACTGTTGGTGGTCAAGCAACTCCTCAAGCAGCGGAGACCCCGAGGATTCCCTCCTGGACCGACACCTTTCCCCATGATAGGAAACATTGTATCCCTTGCATCGGAACCGCACGTTTTTATGAAGAAACAAAGTGAAGTCTACGGACAG ATATTCAGCCTCGACCTTGGTGGCATCTCAACCGTTGTGTTGAATGGCTATGATGCCATCAAAGAATGTCTCTCGCATCAGGGCGAAGTGTTCGCTGATCGACCTTCTCTGCCTTTATTTCAGAAAATGACCAAAATGGGAG GTCTCCTCAACAGCAAGTATGGTCGAGGCTGGATTGAACACCGCAAGTTGGCCGTCAACAGCTTCCGCTACTTCGGCAGTGGTCAGAAGACGTTTGAGAGGAAGATCTCCGAGGAGTGCATGTTCTTCGTGGATGCCATCGACAAGCAGAAGGGCAAGCCTTTAAACCCGAAACATCTGGTGACGAATGCTGTCTCCAACATCACCAACCTCATCATCTTCGGCGAGCGCTTCACGTACGACGACAGGGACTTCCAGCACATGATCGAGATCTTCAGCGAGAACGTGGAGCTGGCAGCCAGCGGCTGGGCCTTCCTCTACAACGCCTTCCCCTGGATCGAGTATCTGCCCTTCGGCAAGCACCAGAAGCTCTTCCAGAACGCCGCCGAAGTCTACACCTTCCTCCTGAGGATCACAGAGCGGTTCGCACAGGGTCGAGTGCGCCAGTCTCCACGCCACTACATCGACGCCTATTTGGACGAGATAGAGCAGAGCGCAAACGACAAGAGCACCTCGTACACCAAAGACAACCTGATCTACTCGGTGGGGGAGCTCATCATCGCAGGCACAGAGACCACCACCAACGCCCTCCGCTGGGCCATGCTCTACATGGCCCTTTACCCCAGTATTCAAG AGAGAGTTCACAAAGAGATCGACAGTGTCCTGCCGAATGGACGCACCCCCACCTTAGATGACAAACAGAGGATGCCTTTTGTGGATGCCGTGCTCCATGAGGTCCTTCGCTTCTGCAACATTGTGCCCTTGGGTATCTTCCGTGCCACAACGCAAGATGCCCTTGTGAGTGGGTACACCATCCCCAAAGGCACCATGGTCATCACAAACCTGTACTCTGTCCACTTTGACGAGAAGTACTGGGGAGATCCAGGCGTCTTCTCACCAGAAAGGTTCCTGGATAGCAATGGCAACTTCATCAGGAGGGAGGCCTTCCTCCCCTTCTCATTAG GGCGAAGGCAGTGCCTGGGTGAGCAACTGGCCAGGATGGAGATGTTCCTGTTCTTCACCACCCTGCTTCAGAGGTTCCACCTGCAGTTTCCGCAGGGGTTTGTCCCCAACCTCACCCCTAAACTGGGCATGACTCTCCAGCCGCTCCCTTACTCCATATGCGCGGTCCGGAGACAGCCGTAA